CCAGATCGCCGCCATCGCGATCGACTGGTCGATGCGGGTGAACACGCGGTTGAGCACCTCGCGGTCCAGACTCACCTCGGCGGACTTCTCGGCTTCCAGGCACACCCGGCTCATCGCTTCGATCACCTCGACCGGAAACTTGCCCGCGGCCGTCTCCGCCGACAGCATCACCGCGTCGGTGCCGTCGAGCACCGCGTTGGCCACGTCCGAGACCTCGGCGCGGGTCGGGACCGGGCTGGTGATCATCGACTCCATCATCTGCGTGGCGGTGATGGTGAGCTTGTTGCGGTCGCGCGCGGCGCGGATCATCTTCTTCTGCAGGGCCGGCACCGCCGCGTCGCCGACCTCCACCGCGAGGTCGCCACGCGCGACCATGATGCCGTCCGAGGCGTCGAGGATCTCCACGAGGTTGGCGACCGCTTCGGTGCGCTCGATCTTCGCGATGAGCAGCGCCGTGCTGCCGGCCGCGCGCAGCAGCTGGCGCGCCATGTACATGTCGGCCGCGCTCTTGGGGAAGGATACGGCGACGAAATCCACCCCGATCTGCGCCGCGGTGCGGATGTCGTCCATGTCCTTGGCGGTGAGCGCCGGCGCCGTGAGCCCGCCGCCCTGGCGGTTGATGCCCTTGTTGTTCGACAGCTCGCCGCCGACCTTCACCGTGGTGTGGATCTCGTGGCCGAGCACGCGCTGCACGGTGAGCTTGAGGCGGCCGTCGTCGAGCAGCAGCACGTCGCCCGGCTTCACGTCCTTGGGCAGGTCCTTGTAGTCCAGCCCGACACGCTCGCTGTTGCCCAGGTCGCAGCGTGCATCGAGGATGAAGGCCTGATCCCGGGTGAGGGTGATACGACCTTCTGCGAATCGGCCGACACGGATCTTCGGGCCCTGCAGGTCGGCGAGAATGCCCACCGGACGACCGGCAAGCGCCGAGGCTTCGCGAATCCCGTCTGCACGGGCGATGTGGTCCTCGGCCTTGCCGTGGGAGAAGTTCATTCGCACCACATCGACGCCGGCCTGGACCATGCGTTGCAGGACCTGCGTGTCGGACGAGGCTGGGCCGAGGGTGGCTACGATCTTGGTGTGGCGGGACATCCGGGCGCTCCGGTAGGGGTATTCGCCGCATTCTAGCAGCGCCCCCTGGAGGCGCTGGCGCCCCCGGTCGTCAGCGCGGAGGCGACCCCGTGGGAGAGGGACAGCTGGAGCGGCGGCTGCGGGATTGCATCTGTGGGAGCGGAGCTGTGGAGCGGAGCTGTGGGAGCGGGCTTGCCCGCGAATGGCAACTGTCCAGCCGCACTATTCGCGGGCAAGCCCGCTCCCACAGAAAATTGCTCCCGAGCGCTCAGCTCTCGAAACGTGCTTCCAGCGCCGCGATTGCCGGCAGGGTCTTGCCTTCGAGGAACTCGAGGAAGGCGCCACCGCCGGTGGAGATGTAGCCCACGTCTTCGGCGATGTGGAACTTGGCGATCGCCGCCAGGGTGTCGCCGCCGCCCGCGATCGAGAACGCCTCGGAGTGGGCGATGGCCGAGGCCATCATCTTGGTGCCGCCGGCGAACTGGGGATACTCGAACACGCCGACCGGGCCGTTCCAGACGATGGTGCCGGCGTGGGCGATGATGTCGGCGAGCTTGGCGGAGCTCTTCGGGCCGAAGTCGAGGATGCGGTCGTGCGGCCCGACCTCGTCCACCGGGATGCGGTTGGCGCGGGCGAGCGCCGAGACCTCGTCGGCCACCACCACGTCGACCGGCAGCGGCACTTCGGCGCCACGCGCCTTCATGATGTCCATGACCTGCTGGGCTTCGCGCACCATCTCGGGCTCGGCCAGCGATTCGCCGATGCGCTTGCCGGCGGCGAGGAGGAAGGTGTTGGCGATGCCGCCGCCGACGATGAGCTGGTCGACCTTCTCGGCCAGGGTCTTGAGGATGGTCAGCTTGGTCGACACCTTGGCGCCGCCGACGATGGCCACCAGCGGGCGGGCCGGGTTCTCCGTGGCCTGGGAGAGCGCGTCGATCTCGGCGCCCATCAGCATGCCGGCGCAGGCCACCGGGGCGAAGCGGGCGATGCCGTGGGTGGTGGCCTCGGCGCGGTGGGCGGTGCCGAAGGCGTCATTGACGTAGATGTCGCACAGCGCGGCCATCTTCTTCGCCAGCTCCTCGTTGTCCTTCTTCTCGCCCTTGTTGCAGCGGCAGTTCTCGAGCAGGACGACCTCGCCCGGCTTCACCTCGAAGCCGCCATCGACCCAGTTCTGGATCAGGCGCACCGGCTTGTCGAGCAGCAGGCCCAGGCGCACGGCCACCGGCATCAGCGAGTCCTCGGCGTGCAGTTCGCCCTCGGTCGGACGGCCGAGGTGGGAGGTGACCATTACCGCCGCGCCGTTGTCGAGGCAGTAGCGGATGGAGGGAATCGAGGCGCGGATGCGGGTGTCTTCGGTGATGTTGCCGGCCTCGTCCTGCGGCACGTTGAGGTCGGCACGGATGAACACCTTCTTGCCGCGCACGTCGAGTTCGGCGAGTTTCTTGACTTGCATGATCGTATTGGGCTCGTGAAAACGCCCTGCGGGACAGGGCGTCGATGGGTTTGCGATCGGGGCCGGCTTACTTGGCGTTGTAGAAGGCGCGGGCGGCGTCGAGCATGCGGCAGGAGTAGCCCCACTCGTTGTCGTACCAGGCCAGCACCTTGACCAGCACCGAGCCGTCCTCGCCCTTGATGACGCGGGTCTGGGTGGCGTCGAAGGTGGAGGAGACGGTGGTGTGGTTGAAGTCGGACGACACCAGCGGCTCGGTGTTGACCGCGAGGATGCCCTTCAGCGGACCGTTGGCCGCGGCGGTCATCAGCGCGTTGATCTCTTCCTTGGTGGTGGCGCGCTCGGCGGTGAAGGTGAGGTCGACCAGCGAGACGTTGATCGTGGGCACGCGCAGCGCGAAGCCATCGACCTTGCCCACGAGTTGCGGCAGCACCAGGCCGACGGCCTTGGCGGCGCCGGTCTTGGTCGGGATGATGTTGGCGGCGGCGGCACGCGCGCGGCGCAGGTCCTTGTGGCGCACGTCCACGGTGACCTGGTCGTTGGTGTAGGCGTGGATCGTGGTCATCAGGCCCTGCTTGATGCCGACGCTGTCGGCCAGGATCTTGGCGACCGGGGCCAGGCAGTTGGTGGTGCAGGAGGCGTTGGAGACGACGGTCATGTCGCCGCGCAGCACTTCCTCGTTCACGCCCATGACGATGGTGGTGTCGACGTCGTCACCGCCCGGGGCGGAGATCAGCACGCGCTTGGCGCCCATGTCGAGCAGGGCCTGGGCCTTGGCCTTGGTGGTGTAGGCGCCGGTGCACTCGAGCAGCACGTCCACGCCGTGGCTGCCCCAGTTCACGCCCTTGGGGTCCTTGGTGGAGTAGAAGGGGATCTTCTTGCCGTCGATGATGATGATGCTTTCGCCTTCGGTCTCGACCGAGGTGGCGAAGCGGCCATGGGTGGTGTCGTACTTGAGCAGGTGGGCGTTCGTGGCCAGATCGCCGGAGGCGTTGATGGCGACCACTTCGAACTCGTTCTGCAGGCCCTGCTCGTAGATGGCGCGCAGCGTGCAGCGACCGATACGACCGAAACCGTTGATGGCGACCTTGATGCTCATCGATGCTTCTCCCTGAAAAAACGGTGATAAACCGGGTGTTTGTCCTTGCCGATGCCCTGCCGGCCCGCGTCGGGCGGCGTCCCCATGTGCAACGGGAGCGGTCCGTCTCCGGAGCCGCTCCCGTGCCAGGTCCTCGTCAGAGCACCGCTTGCACTGCCTGCACCACCGCATCCGCGGTGATGCCGAAATACTTGAAGAGCTCGCCCGCCGGGGCCGATTCGCCGAAGCGGTCGATGCCGATCACGCGGCCCTCGAGGCCGACGTACTTGTACCAGCCGTCGGTGCAGCCGGCCTCGACCGCGACCCGCGGCAGGCCGGCGGGCAGCACGCTCGCCTTGTACGCGGCGTCCTGGCGGTCGAAGACGTTGGTCGAGGGCATGGACACCACGCGCACGGCGACGCCTTGCTCGGCCAGGGTCTTCTGCGCGGCGATGGCGAGCGCGACCTCGGAGCCGGTGGCGATGACGACCGCCTGCGGCTTGCCACCTGCGGCCTCGGACAGCACGTAGCCGCCCCGGTCGATCGCGGAGACCTGCTCTGCGCTGCGGGTCTGGAAGGGCAGGTTCTGGCGCGAGAAGCACATCGCGGTCGGGCCAGACTTGCGCGCGATCGCGCTCGCCCAGGCGACGGCGGATTCGGTGGTGTCGCAGGGGCGCCACACGTCCATGTTGGGGATCAGGCGCAGCGTGGCGGTCTGCTCCACCGGCTGGTGGGTGGGGCCGTCCTCGCCGAGGCCGATCGAATCATGGGTGAACACGAAGATCTGGCGGATCTTCATCAGCGCAGCCATGCGCAGGGCGTTGCGCGCGTACTCGCTGAACATCAGGAAGGTGGCGGTGTAGGGGATCAGGCCGCCGTGCAGCGCGACGCCGTTGGCGATCGCCGCCATGCCGAACTCGCGCACGCCGTAATACACGTAGTTGCCACCGCTGGTCTTGCTGACCCCCTTGGCGCCCGACCACAGCGTGAGGTTGGAGCCGGCGAGGTCGGCCGAGCCGCCGAGGAGTTCGGGCAGCTTGGGCGCGTAGGCCTCGATGGCGTTCTGGCTGGCCTTGCGGGTGGCGATGGTCTCGGCCTTGTCGGTCACCTTGGCCAGCACCGCGGCGACGTGGGCGTCCCAGTCGGCGGGCAGCTCGCCGGCCATGCGGCGCTCGAACTCGGCGGCGAGCTCGGGGTGGGCGGCACGGTAGGCGGCGAAGGCAGCGTTCCATTGCGCCTCGAGCGAGGCACCCTTGGTGCGGGCGTCCCAGGCGGCGTACACGTCGGCCGGGATGTGGAAGGGCGGGTGGTTCCAGCCGATGTGGGCGCGCGCAGCCTCGATCTCGGCCGCGCCGAGCGGGGCGCCGTGCACGTCGTGGCTGTCCTGCTTGTTCGGTGCGCCCGCGCCGATGATGGTCTTGCAGCAGATCAGCGTGGGCTGGGTGGTGTTGGCCTTGGCCTGCTGGATCGCTGCTTCGATCGCCACCGGGTCGTGGCCCTGGACGTCGCGGATGACCTGCCATCCATACGCCTCGAACCTTTTCGGCGTGTCGTCGGTGAACCAGCCGTCGACATGGCCGTCGATCGAGATGTTGTTGTCGTCGTAGAAGGCCACGAGCTTGCCCAGGCCCCAGGTGCCGGCGAGCGAGCAGGCCTCGTGCGAGATGCCTTCCATCAGGCAACCGTCGCCCAGGAAGACGTAGGTGTGGTGGTTGACGATGTCGTGGCCGGGGCGGTTGAACTCGGCGGCGAGGATCTTCTCGGCGAGTGCCATGCCCACCGCGTTGGTGATGCCCTGGCCGAGCGGGCCGGTGGTGGTCTCGATGCCGGGGGCGTAGCCGTATTCGGGGTGGCCCGGGGTCTTGCTGTGCAGCTGGCGGAAGCGCTTCAACTCGTCGATCGGCAGGTCGTAGCCGGTGAGGTGGAGCAGCGCGTAGATCAGCATCGAGCCGTGGCCGTTCGACAGCACGAAGCGGTCGCGGTCGGCCCACTTTGGATTGGCCGGGTTGTGCTTGAGGTGGTGGCGCCACAGCACTTCGGCGATCTCGGCCATGCCCATCGGCGCGCCGGGGTGGCCGGAATTGGCCTGTTGCACGGCGTCCATCGCCAGGGCACGGATCGCGCCGGTGATGGGGTTGAAGACCGGGGGCTTGACGTTGCGGGTCGACTGCATGCTGTTCTCGGGCCGAAGGCCACCATCAGAAAAGCCGCAATTATCCCTTAAAAGACCCTGCGGATGCCAATGTTGCGGTGCAATTACAGCGTGCGCCCGATCGGGTCGATGCGCAGCGCGCGTACACGGGTCGCCCGCCCTTGCGTCGCGCCTAGACCCACTGCCGGCGGCGTTCCATCAGCTTCCAGATCAGCGGCGTGAGGATCAGCTGCATCGCGAGGTCGAGCTTGCCGCCCGGGATCACGATGGTGTTGGCGCGGCTCATGAAGGCGTCGTGGATCATGCGCAGCAGGTAGGGGAAATCGACGCCGCGCGGGTCGCGGAAGCGGATCACCACCATGGACTCGTCCTGCGTCGGCACGTCGCGGGCGATGAATGGATTCGACGTGTCGACCACCGGCACGCGCTGGAAGTTGATGTGGGTACAGGCGAACTGCGGGACGATGTAATGCACGTAGTCATGCATGCGGCGCAGGATGGTGTCCTGCACGGCCTCGGCGGTGTAGCCCCGCAGCTTGGTGTCGCGGTGCAGCTTCTGGATCCACTCGAGGTTGATCGTCGGCACCACGCCGATGAGCAGGTCTACATGACGGGCGACGTTGACGTCCTCGGTCACCAGCGCCCCGTGCAGGCCCTCGTAGAACAGGCAGTCGGTGCCGACCGGCAGGTCCTCCCATTCGGTGAAGGTGCCGAGCGGCAGATTCCAGCGCATGGCCTCGGCTTCGTTGTGGATGTAGTAGCGGCGACGGCCGGTGGCCGCCTCGCCATAGGCGCGGAACAGGGTCTCGAGTTCGGGCAGCAGGTTGGCTTCGGGGCCGAAGTGGCTGATGCCGCGCCTGCCCTTGCTCTCGGCCTCCTCGATGAGCGCCTTCATCTCGGCGCGCGTGTAGCGGTGGAAGCTGTCGCCCTCGACGATCGCCGCGTTGACGTTCTCGCGGTGGAAGATCGCCTCGAAGGTGTGTTTCACGGTCGTGGTGCCCGCCCCGGACGAGCCGGTGACCGCGATGATCGGGTGCTTCATGGACATGGTGCGCTCCGCCGCTGGCGTGATGCTGGTCAGGCGATATTGTGCGTCGCCGCAATGCGGCCGAAAAGAGGGCTGGCGGCGCCCGGGCGCCGCGCAATGCCCGGGTGCCCGCATTCGCCTCCTGCTCAGGAGTGGCCCTTGATCCAGGCCGACCACTCGGTAAACAGCGTCGGGCTGGCGGCGGCGATCACCCCGCGCTTGATCGCAGGGCCGGACAGCAGCTTGCCGCCATCGAGCGCCTCGGCCTGGCCGCCCGCCTCGGAGAGGATCAGATGGCCGGCCGCGTAGTCCCACAGCATCTGTCCGCCATGGACATAGACGTCCAGGCGGCCGGCAGCGACGAAGCACCACTCGAGGGCGCTGGAGCCGAAGTTGCGCTGCGAGTAGTAGGGCGGGCGCACGGCGAGCTCGTCGCCGAGGTGATGGCTGATGCGCTTGAAGTCCACCCCCGCGACCGCGTCGCGCAGGCTGGAGGCGCCGGCGCGCAGCGGCAGCTCGTTGCCGTTGAGGAAGGCGCCGGCGCCGCGTGCGGCGTAGAAGGATTCGTCCGTGATCGGGTTGTAGACCACGCCGATCACCGGCTCGTGATCGATCATGTAGGCAATCGAGACCGCGAACAGCGGGATGCCGTTGGCGAAGTTGGTCGTGCCGTCGATCGGGTCTATGCACCACAGGCCGCGCGCGCCCTCGTTCCAGCAGTCTCCCTGCTCTGCCGCAGTCATCTCCTCGCCGAGCACGGCGCCGGGGAGGAACTTCGGCAGCGCCTCGCAGAAGCGGCGCTGGGATTCGAGATCGGCTTCGGTGAACAGCGAGCCGTCGGCCTTGCGGTTGCGGGCGGATTTCAGGTAGCGCGGCAGGATTTCCTCGCGGGCGATGTCGCGGACCAGGGATTCGAGCGCACGGGCGCGCGCGAGACGCAGCGCGGCAGTAGGCATGGGGGGCTCCTCGTCGGTCGGATGGGCGATGCCCGGGCCTATAATCTTACGATGATTTCACGCTTCCACTTTCCTGGCCGGCTTTCCGCAGCGGGCGAGATCGCGCTTCCCGAGGCGCTCGCCCACCACGCCGTGCGCGTGCTGCGCCTGCGCGACGGTGCGCCGGTCGTGCTGTTCGACGGCGAGGGCAACGAGGCCGACGCGACCCTGAGCGTGCGCGGCAAGGCGGTGCATGCGCGGCTCGAGTCGCCGCGCGGCGTCGATCGGGAGTCGCCGCTGACCGTCGTGCTGGTGCAGGCGCTGGCCTCCGGGGACAAGATGGACTGGGTGGTGCAGAAGGCGGTCGAGCTCGGCGTGACGGCGATCCAGCCGGTGCAGGCCGAGCGCTCGGTGCTCAAGCTCGCGGGCGAGCGTGCCGAGCGCCGCCACGCCCACTGGCAGCAGGTCGCGGTGTCGGCCTGCGAGCAGTGCGGTCGCAATCGCATCCCCGAGGTGCGACCGCTGCAGCCGCTGGCGCACTGGCTGGCGGGGCATCGCGGCGCGCTCAACTACGTGCTCGCCCCCGGCGGGGCGGCCGGCTTCGCGCATGAACCAGCGCCCGCGGGGGGCGTGCACCTGCTCGTCGGGCCCGAAGGTGGCTGGAGCGATCTCGAGCTTGCCGCCTTCGATGCCGCCGGCTGCCGCCGCGTGCGTCTAGGCCCCCGCATCCTGCGCACCGAGACTGCCGGTCTGGCCGCGCTGGCGGCGCTGCAGGCGCGCTGGGGCGATTTCTGAGGCGCGCCCGCGCCTCCTGCGCCATCACCTGCCGACCCACTGGAGACGCTGTCCATGTTCGAATCCGCCGAACTCGGCCACCGCACCGACGCGAAGACCTTCGCCGCCGCCGTGCCCGGCTTGCGCGCCGAATTGCTCGACGCCCAGTTCGACCTCCTCGAACTGCGCCAGTTTGCCGTCGTCGTGCTCATCAACGGGGTGGACAAGGCCGGCAAGGGCGAGACGATCAACCTGCTCAACGAGTGGATGGATCCGCGCCACATCCAGACCTGGGCCTTCGATGCGCCCACTCCGGAGGAGGCCGAGCGTCCCTTCATGTGGCGCTTCTGGCGCGCGTTGCCGCCGCGCGGCAAGATCGGCGTGCTGTTCAACAACTGGTACACGCAGCCGATCCGTGAGCGTGTTGCGCGCGACAGCAAGAGATCCGGGCTCGACCAGCGTCTCGACGAAATCCGGCGCTTCGAGGCCATGCTCACGCGCGAGGGCGTGCTGCTGGTGAAGTTCTGGTTCCACCTCTCCAAGGACGCGCAGAGGAAGCGCCTCAAGGAGCTCGAGAAGGAGCCGCGCACGCGCTGGCGCGTGACCGAGCGCGACTGGTACTACTACGACCAGTACGACCGTTACCGCGAGGTCGCCGGCCATGTGCTGCGCACCACCAGCACCGGCGATGCGCCGTGGTTGATCGTGGATGGCTCCGACCCCCTCTATCGCGCCCTGTTCGTCGGCCGTACCCTGCTGGCTGCCATGCGCCGCCGCCTCGACGCCGCCAGCCAGCACTGGGCGCCGCGCCTGTCGGCTGCACCGCTGCCGCCCTGCATCGACCAGCTCAACGTGCTCGACCGCCTGGTTCGACAGGACATGAAGCGCAAGGAATACGAGGCGCAGCTGGAACTGCTCCAGGGGCGCCTCGCGCTGCTCTCGCGCTCGCCTGCGTTTCGGCGTCGCAATCTCGTGCTCGTGTTCGAGGGCATGGATGCGGCGGGCAAGGGCGGTGCCATCAGGCGCATCGCTGCGGCGCTCGATGCGCGCCATTACCGCATCGTGCCGATCGGCGCCCCCACCGAGGAGGAGCGCGCCCAGCCCTACCTGTGGCGGTTCTGGCGCCATCTGCCGCCGCGCGGAAAGGTGGTGATGTTCGACCGCTCGTGGTATGGCCGCGTGCTCGTCGAGCGCGTGGAGGGCTTCTGCTCCGAGGCCGACTGGATGCGCGCCTACGCCGAGATCAACGACTTCGAGGAGCAGCTCATCGAGGCGGGCGCGGTGGTGGTGAAGTTCTGGCTCGCGATCAGCAAGGACGAGCAACTCGCCCGCTTCCAGGCGCGCGAGGCCGAGCCGCACAAGCGCTTCAAGATCAGCGCCGAGGACTGGCGCAATCGCGAGAAGTGGGACGACTACCGGCGCGCCGTGTGCGACATGGTCGACCGCACCAGCACCGAGCGCGCGCCATGGACCCTGGTCGAGGCCGACGACAAGCACTTCGCGCGCATCAAGATCCTGCGTACGCTCTGCGAGCGGATCGAGGCTGCGCTCGGCTAGCGCCTGCCAGGCAGGATGGCAGCGTGCATTCGGGCTAGAATCGCGCCATCCAGGACAGAACGCCCGGCGGGGCATGGCTTTCGGGCCGTGCGCCGCCGGTCCCAGTAGCGGTGAATCAGTGAACGCCGAATCAAGCCCCAGCCAGAAGCCCCCCGCCGCGATGCCGGCCGCAGTTCCTGTGGTCGATGATGCGACTGCACAGTTCGTTGCCTGGGTGCGCGGCGCCGCGCCCTACATCCATGCCTTTCGCGGGCGCACCTTCGTTGTCGGGTTCGGGGGGGAGGTGGCGGCGGGCGAGCGCGCGCAGAGCCTCGCCTACGACTGCAACCTGCTGGCGGCGCTCGGCATCCGCCTGGTACTGGTGCACGGCGCCCGCCCGCAGATCGATGCGGAGCTCGCCCGCCGAGGGCTCGAGCCGCGCTTCCATCACGGCCTGCGGGTGACCGACGGGGATGCGCTCGAGTGCGTCAAGTCGGCCATGGCAGTGACCCGCTTCGAGGTCGAGGCGTTGCTCTCGCAGGGCCTGCCCAACACGCCGATGGCGGGCAGCTACATCCGCGTGACCGGCGGCAACTTCATCACCGCGCGCCCGGTGGGCGTGGTGGACGGCGTCGATTACCAATACACCGGCGCGGTGCGCAAGATCATCGCCGAGGAGATCAATGCCGACCTCGACCAGCAGAACGTCGTGCTGATCACCCCGCTCGGCGTATCTCCCGCGGGCGAAATCTTCAACCTCGCCATGGAGGAAGTGGCCGAGGCGGTGGCGGTGGCGCTGAAGGCCGAGAAGCTGATCTACCTCTGCGATGCCCCCGGCCTGTTCGGCGCCGACGGCCAGCTCGTCGAGTCGGTGACCGCCGACGAGGCGCAGCGCAAGCTCGACACGGGCGAAGGGCTCACCGAGGACCTCGACCTCTTTCTGCCATGCGCGATCCGCGCCGTGCGCAAGGGGGTCGCGCGCTGTCACCTGATCGACCGCGACCTCGACGGCGGCTTGTTGCTCGAGTTCTTCACCCATGCGGGCGTGGGCACCGTGGTGTCGCGCGACCCGCTGTTCCGCCTGCGCGAGGCCACGGTCGACGACGTCGGCGCGCTGGTGGCGCTGATCTCGCCGATGGAGGCCGACGGTACGCTGGTGCGGCGTGGGCGAGAGTTGCTCGAGCAGGAGATCGAGCGCTTCACCGTGGTCGAGCACGACGGCGTGCTGGTTGGCTGCGCGGCGCTGTATCCGTTCAGCGAGGAAAACGCCGCCGAACTCGCGTGCCTCGCGGTGATGCCCGACTACCGTCGCGCCGGCCTCGGCGACCAGCTCCTCAGGCGCATCGAGCGGCGCGCGCGCGTGCAGCGGCTCGAGCGCCTCTTCGTGCTCACCACCCGCACCGCGCACTGGTTCCGCGAACGCGGCTTCAGCGAGATCGGCCCCGAGGCGCTGCCCAGACAGAAGCGCGATCTGTACAACTTCCAGCGCCGCTCCAAGGTGTTCGTGAAGACCTTATGAAGTGGGGTCGCAAGCCTGTCGCCAACCCGGAGGCGGACCTGCTGGGCGAGATCGCCGAGGGCGTGCATGGCATAGAGGCGGTGTTCGATGCCGCTGGCCGGCTGCGCTGGATCAGCCCCTCGATCGAGCGCCTGACCGGCTTCGCTCCTGGCGAATGCGCGGCTGCGCCGGATCTGCTCGAACTCCTCGTGCATGAATCCGACCGTGAGTTCTGCCGGCGCATGATGACGCAGGTCCTCAGCGGCGGCCTGCCGCAGGATTTCGAGCTGCGGCTCGCGCGCCGGGGCGGGGGCTCGGTGTGGGTGGCCACGCACTGGCGGCGGCGAGCGGACGGCGCTGGACTGCGGCTGTCCGCCGAGGACATCCAGGCGCGCAAGGAGACCGAATACACCCTCCTCGAGACGGTCGCAGAACTGCGGCGGGCGCAGGCGCTGCGCGAACACTACCTGCTGCGCAGCAACGACGAGCGTCAGCGGCTGGCGGCGCTGCTCAACCTCATTCGCCTCGGCATCCTGTTCATCGACCACGATCGGCGAGTGCTGTATCACAATCGCGCGATGCTCGAGATCTGGGGCTATCCGCCCGAGACCCAGCTCGTCGGCTGCCGCGAGGCCGTGCTCCGCGATCAGGCGGCCGCGGTGCTCGCCGACCCTCCGGCCTATTTCGAGCACATCGAACGCACCGTGCGCGACAGTCGCGGCGAGAGCGAGGAGCACGAGGTGCTCTTCGCCGACGGTCGCATCGTGACCGACCGTTCCGCCGTGGTACCGGGCGGTGACGACATGCGCCGGATCGGGCGGCTTTGGATCTACGAGGACGTCACCGCCGCGCGCCGGATCTCCGACCGCCTGCTCGAACTGGCCGAGCGCGACGAACTGACCGGGCTCTACAACCGGCGCCGCTTTCAGGAAGAGCTCGAGCGGATGCTGGCCGATGCGGCCCGGCGCGACGCCGAAGTCGGCCTGCTCGCCTTCGATCTCGACGGCTTCAAGCCGGTCAACGACACCTATGGTCACCAGGCCGGCGACGAGGTGCTGGTGGGCATTGCGCAGGCGGTTGGGCGCATCGTGCGGCGCAACGAGATGTTCTTCCGCGTCGGCGGCGACGAGTTCGCCCTGCTCGTGCCTGCGAGCACGAGTCCGGGGCTGCTCGAACTCGCCCACCGCCTGGTCGAGGCGGTGGGCGAACTGCGCTTCAGCTTCGCGGGCAACACGGTCGGCGTCACCGCGAGCGTGGGCATCGCGCGCTTCCCTGAAAACGCTCTGGGCGCCGAGTCGCTGGTCGCCGCCGCCGACGAGGCGCTCTACCTGTCCAAGAGCGAGGGGCGCAATCGCGCAACCGTCTCGGCGAGGCACTGCGGTGAATCGGCTAGAATGCCGGCTTCGAGCTCCGATGAACGTGACAGCAGAGAGGATTGAAACATGGCTCGCATGGTGAATTGCGTGAAACTGGGCCGCGAGGCCGAAGGTCTGGACCTCCCGCCCGTGCCGGGGGCGCTCGGTAAGCGCATTTTCGAGAACGTCTCCAAGGAGGCCTGGCAGCAGTGGGTGAAGTACCAGACCATGCTGATCAACGAGAACCGCCTCAACCTGATGGACGCCCGTGCGCGCAAGTATCTCGCCGAGCAGATGGAGAAACACTTCTTCGAGGGCGGCGCCGACCAGGTCGCCGGCTACGTACCGCCGCAGCAGTGAGGCACGGCGGCGGGCGGGTGCCGCCGCGTGAAGGCCAAAAGACAAGGGGATGCATTGCATCCCCTTGTCTTTTGGCCTTCACTCTTCCGTGCCGAAGCGGTCAGCGCTTTTCCGCGAGCGCGGCCTGCGACTTCTCGAAACGCACGTCCTCGCCGCGGGCCACGTACACCACCTGCTCGGCAATGTT
This region of Thauera sp. JM12B12 genomic DNA includes:
- the pyk gene encoding pyruvate kinase, with amino-acid sequence MSRHTKIVATLGPASSDTQVLQRMVQAGVDVVRMNFSHGKAEDHIARADGIREASALAGRPVGILADLQGPKIRVGRFAEGRITLTRDQAFILDARCDLGNSERVGLDYKDLPKDVKPGDVLLLDDGRLKLTVQRVLGHEIHTTVKVGGELSNNKGINRQGGGLTAPALTAKDMDDIRTAAQIGVDFVAVSFPKSAADMYMARQLLRAAGSTALLIAKIERTEAVANLVEILDASDGIMVARGDLAVEVGDAAVPALQKKMIRAARDRNKLTITATQMMESMITSPVPTRAEVSDVANAVLDGTDAVMLSAETAAGKFPVEVIEAMSRVCLEAEKSAEVSLDREVLNRVFTRIDQSIAMAAIWTAYHLKVKAIASLTQTGSTALWMSRMNAGVPIYALTPEPSARNQMTLYREVYPLLMSQTHQDRDVLLWEAEQVLLEQGVVEYGDLIVLTIGEPIGASGGTNTLKIVRVGEHHMPGTLDDPV
- a CDS encoding phosphoglycerate kinase, giving the protein MQVKKLAELDVRGKKVFIRADLNVPQDEAGNITEDTRIRASIPSIRYCLDNGAAVMVTSHLGRPTEGELHAEDSLMPVAVRLGLLLDKPVRLIQNWVDGGFEVKPGEVVLLENCRCNKGEKKDNEELAKKMAALCDIYVNDAFGTAHRAEATTHGIARFAPVACAGMLMGAEIDALSQATENPARPLVAIVGGAKVSTKLTILKTLAEKVDQLIVGGGIANTFLLAAGKRIGESLAEPEMVREAQQVMDIMKARGAEVPLPVDVVVADEVSALARANRIPVDEVGPHDRILDFGPKSSAKLADIIAHAGTIVWNGPVGVFEYPQFAGGTKMMASAIAHSEAFSIAGGGDTLAAIAKFHIAEDVGYISTGGGAFLEFLEGKTLPAIAALEARFES
- the gap gene encoding type I glyceraldehyde-3-phosphate dehydrogenase, with protein sequence MSIKVAINGFGRIGRCTLRAIYEQGLQNEFEVVAINASGDLATNAHLLKYDTTHGRFATSVETEGESIIIIDGKKIPFYSTKDPKGVNWGSHGVDVLLECTGAYTTKAKAQALLDMGAKRVLISAPGGDDVDTTIVMGVNEEVLRGDMTVVSNASCTTNCLAPVAKILADSVGIKQGLMTTIHAYTNDQVTVDVRHKDLRRARAAAANIIPTKTGAAKAVGLVLPQLVGKVDGFALRVPTINVSLVDLTFTAERATTKEEINALMTAAANGPLKGILAVNTEPLVSSDFNHTTVSSTFDATQTRVIKGEDGSVLVKVLAWYDNEWGYSCRMLDAARAFYNAK
- the tkt gene encoding transketolase, coding for MQSTRNVKPPVFNPITGAIRALAMDAVQQANSGHPGAPMGMAEIAEVLWRHHLKHNPANPKWADRDRFVLSNGHGSMLIYALLHLTGYDLPIDELKRFRQLHSKTPGHPEYGYAPGIETTTGPLGQGITNAVGMALAEKILAAEFNRPGHDIVNHHTYVFLGDGCLMEGISHEACSLAGTWGLGKLVAFYDDNNISIDGHVDGWFTDDTPKRFEAYGWQVIRDVQGHDPVAIEAAIQQAKANTTQPTLICCKTIIGAGAPNKQDSHDVHGAPLGAAEIEAARAHIGWNHPPFHIPADVYAAWDARTKGASLEAQWNAAFAAYRAAHPELAAEFERRMAGELPADWDAHVAAVLAKVTDKAETIATRKASQNAIEAYAPKLPELLGGSADLAGSNLTLWSGAKGVSKTSGGNYVYYGVREFGMAAIANGVALHGGLIPYTATFLMFSEYARNALRMAALMKIRQIFVFTHDSIGLGEDGPTHQPVEQTATLRLIPNMDVWRPCDTTESAVAWASAIARKSGPTAMCFSRQNLPFQTRSAEQVSAIDRGGYVLSEAAGGKPQAVVIATGSEVALAIAAQKTLAEQGVAVRVVSMPSTNVFDRQDAAYKASVLPAGLPRVAVEAGCTDGWYKYVGLEGRVIGIDRFGESAPAGELFKYFGITADAVVQAVQAVL
- a CDS encoding phosphoribulokinase; protein product: MSMKHPIIAVTGSSGAGTTTVKHTFEAIFHRENVNAAIVEGDSFHRYTRAEMKALIEEAESKGRRGISHFGPEANLLPELETLFRAYGEAATGRRRYYIHNEAEAMRWNLPLGTFTEWEDLPVGTDCLFYEGLHGALVTEDVNVARHVDLLIGVVPTINLEWIQKLHRDTKLRGYTAEAVQDTILRRMHDYVHYIVPQFACTHINFQRVPVVDTSNPFIARDVPTQDESMVVIRFRDPRGVDFPYLLRMIHDAFMSRANTIVIPGGKLDLAMQLILTPLIWKLMERRRQWV